TCCCACTGTCATCACCATGATGACCAATACACTGCAAATACGTTTCATACGGTTCTTCCTTTATTCTTCTACGACGACAAATATATCTTCCCCTTCCCTCTTCATGAAGTACTTTTCGCGGGCGAATTTCTCAAGCAGCTCTTCGTCGTTGAGCAACGCTTCACGGTCTGCTTCTGTGTCCTTGATCTTGTTTTGGTAGTATTTCTTCTGATCTTCTAGTTCTTCTACTTTGCCCTTAAGCTGGTATTGAGAATAAAAATCGTTGGAATCAAAAAACAACATCCACACCAAAAACACCACCGTAGCGATGAAGTAGAAGTTCTTTGTAATCTTGATGTGTTGTTTCATGGGTTTTGAATTTCACCTCTAAATTAAAAAATATACCCGTCATATACTAACCTCATCCATCATGCAACCAAGTATATATCTACCACAAAAATATCAATATTATAAGTTCATCTTTCATTTTGTCCATAAGATTATCAGACTAGCTCGGACACCGAACAAAGATCGTCTGATTCGCTTTCATATCCAGAGAGCTTTGTCTAATATTAGCTTCGGAGAGAGTAACCAACGCGTCTCCATCCTATCAACCACATGAAAATAGAGACTCATGGTCTCCACAGTTAGATACATCAATATTTTAATAACCAATAACTAAAAAACAAAATGAGTAAAACACAAACATTAGAAGATGCTGTCATCTTGGTAATGGACTCGTCTGACGAACCCTTCTTCTTGGATAGTGAAGGTAACAGGAGTGATCCAAACGACCCGGAAGCATTTACTACCTTGGTAGATGGAGACGGTGATGGTGAAGTCAGATGGTTTGCAGGAGCAGGTGTAAAAACAATCACCGAAATCAAAGTAGTATCTGGTGACATCCTAGTCGACCTCAAATCAAAGAGAAAAGGCACCTACTGGAAAGCAAAAGTAAAAAAATGCCAAAGTGGAGAATGCAAATACGATGTTACTTTCGTGAACTACAACGGAGAAACAAAAACGATTGATCCTAAAATTAAAATAGACCCACCTCCAGGGAAATGAGAATAAACGCACTTGTCATAATTGCCTTTTTTTTACTAGGCAATTATGACACTTACAGTCAAAATAAAAAACTAGCAGATAGCTTAATTCAATCTTTAACGCTTAAATCTACACCTCAAGAAAAATTATACACCTATGTAAATATTGCTAAGTATAGCGGAAATC
The DNA window shown above is from Reichenbachiella sp. 5M10 and carries:
- a CDS encoding septum formation initiator family protein, with the protein product MKQHIKITKNFYFIATVVFLVWMLFFDSNDFYSQYQLKGKVEELEDQKKYYQNKIKDTEADREALLNDEELLEKFAREKYFMKREGEDIFVVVEE